A section of the Streptomyces sp. NBC_01335 genome encodes:
- a CDS encoding helix-turn-helix transcriptional regulator has translation MSDSDRSQRVDALLNGLPEALPSPRVRAKLRLAAGLTQQDVADAVGVKRVAVTRWELGQTSPRRPHRENYLRLLKGLAERFPDAAKADAGMPTPALDSRGSG, from the coding sequence ATGTCCGACTCGGACCGCTCGCAGCGGGTGGACGCTCTGCTGAACGGCCTCCCCGAGGCTCTGCCGTCTCCGCGTGTGCGCGCGAAGCTGCGCCTCGCGGCCGGCCTCACCCAGCAGGACGTCGCGGACGCGGTGGGCGTGAAGAGGGTCGCGGTCACGCGCTGGGAGCTGGGTCAGACCAGCCCTCGACGCCCGCACCGCGAGAACTACCTGCGTCTCCTCAAGGGCCTCGCCGAACGCTTCCCCGACGCCGCGAAAGCGGATGCGGGCATGCCGACGCCAGCCTTGGATTCAAGGGGGTCGGGGTGA